The Anaeromusa acidaminophila DSM 3853 genome includes the window GGAAATGGTTATGCCTGGCGACAACGTGCAGATGGCTATCGAATTGATTACCCCCATCGCCGTTGAAGAAGGCCTGCGTTTTGCTATCCGCGAAGGCGGCCGCACCGTCGGCGCCGGCGTAGTTACCGCAATCAACGCGTAACTTTGGTGAGTTGTTACAGTGCAATAAACACATGCTTTGCCTGAGCGTGGTTACTGCGTTGCGGCAAGCGCCAACCCGGGGAGCGTCAGCTTCCTGGGTTGTTCTTTGCCGGGCGTGAAGACGCATGGAATGTTGTTGACAGCCTAGGGGAAGTGTGCTAAATTGTATTAGTAACGTTTGCAATATAATGATTTTTGCAGGTAAGAGAGGTACAGACGATGCGTAACGCGATTACGTTGGCTTGTACGGAATGCAAACAACGCAACTATCAGTCCAATAAGAACAAGAAAAACGATCCTGATCGTATTGAACTGAGCAAGTATTGCAAGTTTTGCAAGAAACATACCGTACACAAAGAAACAAAGTAAGGTCAGGCTCGTAATTGGATAGGGGTGTAGCTCAATTGGTAG containing:
- the rpmG gene encoding 50S ribosomal protein L33, giving the protein MRNAITLACTECKQRNYQSNKNKKNDPDRIELSKYCKFCKKHTVHKETK